In Desulfobacter hydrogenophilus, the genomic stretch TGACATTTATTTCTCCTCTTTGGGTTTTACGGCTTTTGCTATGGCCTCCAATGCCCCGCTCCTGGCTCCACTGAATGCGCCAGCCATGCCTCCACCGGCACCACCGGCGGCGGCACCGACGCCCATGGAGGCGGCACTCGCCGCCATACCTGCGCCTGCCGCCATGGCTCCGGTCATGGCTCCGGCACTACTCCCACTGTTCAATGTGACCATCCGAGACATAGCGTCAGGTAAAGTTTTGACCAGAAATGCAAGAATTATGAATGAAGCGGTTATAACCAAAACTTCGGTAATATCGCTAAAAGAATAACTAACCATGTCAGCAAGGAAGGCTGCCAAAATATAGATAAGGCATTTAATCGTGAAGAGCTTGAGTCCAACGCCAAGAGAATATTTCAAGAAGCTTGTGGCAAACCCCCGAGTAGTTTTAAGTCCGCCAAAGCCGAAGAGCAAAATCCCTAAATTGAGAACAATCCAAGCCTCACAAAGGATTAGGAGATACATACCGTAAATTAAAGCGGAGCAAAGAAGCGTGGCTATAATACA encodes the following:
- the trbL gene encoding P-type conjugative transfer protein TrbL; its protein translation is METVKMIIFLDMKKTPMNLFSYLLFISILLLFFNGNAAASTVDQSIIQRIILKYHDVGTTWGENIKSHAFWLLKVMLVIQLTWMALKLGLKQSTLQDVIEDLVKATFFGSVFFCLIVYGQDWAEKLITGMIGLSVEVAGGSESAAMVFVQSLTIADNMSAPISLFGALKAPLIGLCIIATLLCSALIYGMYLLILCEAWIVLNLGILLFGFGGLKTTRGFATSFLKYSLGVGLKLFTIKCLIYILAAFLADMVSYSFSDITEVLVITASFIILAFLVKTLPDAMSRMVTLNSGSSAGAMTGAMAAGAGMAASAASMGVGAAAGGAGGGMAGAFSGARSGALEAIAKAVKPKEEK